A region of the Gouania willdenowi chromosome 1, fGouWil2.1, whole genome shotgun sequence genome:
cgtgactcctctgttttattggagcgccacattctctctaatttacgggttgtttgtttgagtgtgtgagtttcagagctaaaccacggagctttcctctgacgtttaatagtttttccctcaatggggcaattgagtccaaggtggattttagtagactagcagagctatcgacaagcagatccagttgagaggggttataattaatatcatagttatttattggatggtgcactgagtttaaggcagcaggaatggcctctttaaatttagccacagcactattgggcagatttctactcgtaactattttattgcacagtgcgagatcctctaggataatgttagctgctacaccacctccacggcctatgtctcgtggcatatgagtatttaaatgactgggaggagtggcttcattgaaactaacatattcatcttgatacagccatgtttcagttaaacagaataaatcaaagttattttctgagataaggtcatttactagtagagatttggatctcagtgatctaatatttaatagagcacatctaatggttttatgttttggtgtttctagatttgagattttaatttttttcagatttttatcaTTGAtacctcttttatttgattttatgttataatcattgtgaaatttgggtcgggggacagacaccgccGAGAACAACACCGGCATAACTAACACGCTTGCGCATAACGAGGCTTTGACACGCTGGCATTAACCTGCTCACATGGGACCGTGAAACTTTTACACAAGCATTTGAAAATGATTATAGaagagaataaaagttaatgtCACTGTAGAGATATATGTTGCATGTCTTAGAAATGTTTTCTTCCTCACTAATCCCACTTATCTCTCCTTCTTGACCCACAGCAACCTTTTCTTGGACGGTTCAAACAAGGAGCGTAGGGTGTTTGTGATTGACGATGTATCTCCTGAAATAATGGAGCAGATCATTGACTTTGCATATACCAGCAGTTTTACTCTGAACAACGACAATGTTTTTGATCTGATAATCGCAGCTAATCACTACAGTATAACGAGCCTTGCTGACATCTGCTCTCAATACCTGGAAGATCGTCTGTGTCCAGAGAACTGTGTCAGGGTGTGGCAGGTGACCAATACCATTGATTCTCCCGTCCTGCAGAAAAGGGTGTTTGGCTTcatttgtgatcattttgaggAGGTGATGGAATTAGAGGAATTTTTGCAGCTTGAAGTGGATGACCTGGCTGACATCCTGGGCTGTGATGGACTCAATATACAGCAGGAGAGCACAGCCTTTGAAAGCATCTTAAAGTGGATTGCCCACAAGCCTGATGAACGACAAGACAAAATCACTACTCTCTTATCAAAggtataattgtattttttttttttttttaatcacttgaGCTTTTAGacagtgttttatttgtaaagGGGAACTTGAAAGCTCATAACTATGAAAGATGGAAGGTAATCTTTAAAACATCTTTAGAGTGGCCAACCAGCAGACTATTGTAAgcataaatgaaaaaatgaaagggtgataacaaaaatgaaaatatctcCTAGaacaatatattttcatttgatTGCTGATTtagcaataaaaaaatcattttaggagtcgctgctgtTGCTActtcagggctctacactagtgccaccactggaaattCTGGAATTTCGTCGCACCCTTTTTTTTGAGCGggggaggggtgtgtgtgtgtgtgtgtgtgtgtttacagcatAACCATGCATgcgctgatgtatgtgttttatttttgtccaaCAAGTGGCTAAGTTTTGGGTCAGTGTACAGTCATGGTTAAGGTCTATGGATATTGTTTTGTGAATCacaccacagaatattttgttatgtgtttttgaagataAATGAATCAAATGTATGTATAAAACACTTTAAGAATAGAGTTTATCATTCGTATGCTACACTCAATTATAGCAACAAATAACAATAGAATAACTGAGCATAAAGGGTCTATGTTATAATTCTAgattggattaatctccgttagctggCTTTAATTAGCCAAACATTCCCTACATCGATCGTCAATcaaaacacgctaatttaagccaagtgatttcaccctgaaaggggtggagattgcagcgtccaACCAATCACTGGAGAAAACCAGatgaaattttcactcgcacacacttctcagaacatgaaaagctcagttagatggatttctgagtgtgtcctaacccagaccagCCCCTAAACAAACCATaccacagaactcactcacatgtgctgtcccttataggagaaaaagccataagtgacacatattgtgcagctgtttaacaaatgtgcctgtgtggcattttacatcagcaaatttaacccagactttgagttaaaaatatcaaaattaataATTGAGAtaagagttttggtccatatcgcccagccctacttagCAACAAACGTGAGAGAGTGAGCTTAGATCTTGATCTAAAAAGTGGATTAGAAGCTGTATAACGAGCTGAAGACACTCTTCACTGCAGACATCCCGAGGGTGTAGATGAGCTAAAGCAttttgctaaaataaaaggAGACCTGTTGAAACACACAGCATTTTATTTAAGAATAAACCTTGAACCCAGGCATAGAAattaaaaattgtgtttatatGTGAATGTTTTAAGGCTTTTCTAATGATTCCTTCTTGCTGTTTAGGTGCGACTGGGGCTGTTAAGTCTCACTTTCCTCCAGCTCACCGTGTTAACCAACGATGTGGTGACGACAAACGCTGATTCCAACCTAATGGTCCATAATGCCATCAAAGACATGAGTGAACTTGAAGAAGATGCTCCACCGGGAAGCTACCTTGAAATTGCTCTCCCTCGTTTGCCAAACGTCATCCTATTGGCCACTGGAGGATGGACTGGTAACACGCCAGCTAACACCATTGAGTCCTATGACTTTAGCACTAACTGCTGGTTCAGAGGCCCACTGTGCACACTGAAGCATTCCGTAGCTCAACACGGCACCGCCTTCCTCAATGGAGATCTCTACATTGTGGGGGGTGAGAACAGTACACATTACTTGAGCAGTGTGTACAAGTTTCCGTATCTCACAAACACTTGGGAGGAGGTGGCACCAATGCACCAACAACGCTGCTATGTGAGTGTGGCCGTGCTAAATGAGCGCATTTATGCCATGGGAGGCTATGATGGAATAGATCAACTGAGCACGGCTGAGGTCTACCAGCCTGAAActaaccagtggacgttcattgctcCCATGAACAATAGTAGGAGCAAGTCCAGTTGCACCACGCTGAGAAACAAGGTAGGTGTTAGTAGTTGTTTCTCTTTGTAATACTAGCATAACAGCACTAAGTTAAACAAGATTTGGGATGTAGCAACCTTTTATGGATGCACTAAATAATACAGCAGTAATGCAGCAGAGAGCCAAGAAAACCAGTTCAAAGAGATGTCAGTACTGTTCTACAAATCTAATAGCTTTTATAAATTTGCTGCAACACACCTgcataaaacagacaaagaagaaggatatatcaatatttgagctttttatttttaacttaagctttttttatctgttttccTTCAAAGCCAACGTTGATTTTTTGCGGTAGTCTCTTGTggatgttttgaaaaaaataaccaaagctTAACAAACCTTTCTTTTCTTGCCCTCAGATTTACATTTGTGGTGGTTTCACGGATGGACATAGCCAGGTAACTGCTGAGCGTTATGACCCCAGCAcaaaccagtggacactgattgCCTCCATGAGCACGGGTCGTTGTAGACTCAGTGTGGTCGCATATATGGAACACATTTTTGCTGTAAGTATACTAAACATGACATGGCTTTAATGAGTTAAAACATTATGTTTTGAATGTTCGAGCGCTAACTAATGTTTAGACATTGCGGATCTACTTTTTACGCAGATGAGTGACTGGTTTATATATGTCCACAGGTTGGTGGATTCAACGGAAACCGCTTTCTGTCTTCTGCTGAGGCTTAcaacccagtgaccaacacttGGTGGGATGTCTGCAAAATGTTGACACCCCGCAGCAACTTTGGCATAGCAGTCATCAACAAGCGTCTCTTTGTTGTCGGTGGTAGAAACAGAACCATAAGCAACCGTGTCGAGTGCTACGACGCTACCACAGACTCCTGGTCCCGCGTGTGTAAGCTGAAAACACCCCGCTATGGCCTGAGTTGTTGCTTGCTGTCTGGACTTCCCCACATGGAGAAGTACTCTGGTCCCCGTCACATTCTGCCCAGCCATGGCAACGAAGAGTAGCccatggatttctgagtgtgtcctaacccagaccagCCCCTAAACAAACCAtactacaaaactcactcacatgtgctgtcccttataggagaaaaagccaaaagtgtcacatattgtgcagctgtttgttaataaatgtgcctatgtggcattttgcatcagcaaatttgacCCAGACTTGTCTTTCTGATAcaactttattgagttaaaaatataaaaaatcaacattgtattttgccattttgagaaagagttttggtccatatcgcccagccctacttagCAACAAACATGAAAGAGTGAGCTTAGATCTTGATCTAAAAAGTGGATTAGAAGCTGTATAACGAGCTGAAGACACTCTTCACTGCAGACATCCCGAGGGTGTAGATGAGCTAAAGCAttttgctaaaataaaaggAGACCTGTTGAAACACACAGCATTTTATTTGAGAATAAACCTTGAACCCAGGCATAGAAattaaaaattgtgtttatatGTGAATGTTTTAAGGCTTTTCTAATGATTCCTTCTTGCTGTTTAGGTGGGACTGGGGCTGTTAAGTCTCACTTTCCTCCAGCTCACCGTGTTAACCAACGATGTCGTGACGACAAACGCTGATTCCAACCTAATGGTCCATAATGCCATCAAAGACATGAGTGAACTTGAAGAAGATGCTCCACCGGGAAGCAACCTTGAAATTGCTCTCCCTCGTTTGCCAAACGTCATCCTATTGGCCACTGGAGGATGGACTGGTAACACGCCAGCTAACACCTATGACTTTAGCACTAACTGCTGGTTCAGAGGCCCACTGAAGCATTCCATAGCTCAACACGGCACCGCCTTCCTCAATGGAGATCTCTATCTCCATTGTGGGGGGTGAGAACAGTAAACATTACTTGAGCAGTGTGTACAAGTTTCAGTTTAAACCTGTTCAAAGAGATGTCAGTACTGGTTCTACAAATCTAATAGACCCTTGAAATTGACGTCACGGCACATTGAATAAGCGGCATCTTGAAAAATGACAGCCCTATACGGATGCACCTGCGGGGGTGTGTTTACTTGAATaagtgttggttttttttacttattaaaAGCAGCCCATGTACTAAACAATTGTCGAAGGTCGTCTTCGTTTGGCCTCAAGATGTCGGAGGCCACGGATTATGTTGACACTCTACCAGAAGCTGGTCAGAGAAGTCGGTACAAGGAGAAACTGATTCTGATTGGTGGGAATGACCCGTACAACGTTCCTGTTGACAAATGGAATGAAGATGTCTCGTATCCTGACATTGTGAACTACCTCGTCtttatggggtgccaagtgtaaaaatttactATAAATGTTGTatctaacacattttcattatttatcttacttttctcatatttagcacattttcctacatttaacccaACATTCAACCACATAGaggttacattttttaaatttaatctaaatatttaaatctaaatggtatatgttatatctaaatgataagtctatatctaaattttaaatctaaatttagtgttatatctaaatgttatatatcatatctaaatgctaaatcttatatctaaatgctaaatcttatatctaaatgctaaatctaattgtcaaatgttaaatctgaatgttaattgttaaatctaaatgttgaacttaaatgtttcgcacctatgctaattgaccccgccccttgtaacctcaaccaatacacaagcagagacacgcacagccgatcccacccacctcttcaccctTCACCGATGCTTGCCTGGGTGATATGCATGACTGGTTCTCTACGTACGGCGGAGATTGAGCGCACGGTCATGGCAGGTGTacataagatttaacatttagatataaaaaTTAGAtagagatttaacatttatatataacagaccatttagatttaaaggttttttttttacctccatatatgtggttaaatattgtgttaaatgtaggaaaatgtggtaaatataagaatgtgttagctacaactttcatacaaaatttttacacttggcaccccatacatCTTTACTTCTAGCTCATACACAATGGACAACATGAAAAGTTTCAAGGAACTGGAAGCTTACAACCAGTTTGTGGCTGGATTTCATCATAGCATTTCAAAATAGATCAGCTCACTTGGATCaatccaaataaaacaatttagttTAGTTAATTTCCTGAAGAAACACTTGTGTATTCCACTCCCAGCCGTGTTAGAACATCCAAATACAGCGCAAAACTTTGCTATCGCTGTGGGCTCTCTGCTTCGCTAAAACATTTCCTGCGGTGGCTTGTTCTTCCATCATGGCAGAGGGCTGTATATCATTGGCATGGGTCTATAGCTTTGCTGAAACACCTgcataaaacagacaaagaagaaggaaataaacattttagctttttttttttaacctgttttcctTCAAAGCCAATGTACTCTGGTACCTGTCACGTTTTGCCCAGCCATGGCAAAGAGCCCTTGTTAAAGGTCTAGGACCCCTGATGCTCTCCATACAAACCTGCAAAGTTAGTCCATCTAAACCCGGCTGTACGGCAAAAATATGCACACATAAAACTCAATCAAAGaatactttcatcaaaaaaaaaccaGAGTGAAGTATGCTAAATGTAATAACCAAAGGTCGTCTAGATCAGATGAGAACTTTGAAACAATACACAtggtttatatataaatattgagCACAATGAGTTTCTTGTCCATAAGGTCTTTGCAAATTGTAGGGAATCATTACAGAAAACAGAAGAAAGGGCAATTTACATTCTGAAATGGGAACAAAAATCATTCTAAATCCTTTTCTCTTTATATAAAATAAGAcatcaataacacacacaaatacccCAAATGTATTGGACAGTATCACCCATTTACAGCTATTTTTCTACAGAAAACAGGTGTCTAAGTGTAGCACATTATCTGGTGTGATTTCAGCGTAACCCTCCCAGCTTCTGTAGGTAATTTG
Encoded here:
- the LOC114464677 gene encoding kelch-like protein 10, with protein sequence MANVKRVNFMMSGSTPNELRLKGRLCDAVIIVGDVQFLVHKLILCSCSIYFSNLFLDGSNKERRVFVIDDVSPEIMEQIIDFAYTSSFTLNNDNVFDLIIAANHYSITSLADICSQYLEDRLCPENCVRVWQVTNTIDSPVLQKRVFGFICDHFEEVMELEEFLQLEVDDLADILGCDGLNIQQESTAFESILKWIAHKPDERQDKITTLLSKVRLGLLSLTFLQLTVLTNDVVTTNADSNLMVHNAIKDMSELEEDAPPGSYLEIALPRLPNVILLATGGWTGNTPANTIESYDFSTNCWFRGPLCTLKHSVAQHGTAFLNGDLYIVGGENSTHYLSSVYKFPYLTNTWEEVAPMHQQRCYVSVAVLNERIYAMGGYDGIDQLSTAEVYQPETNQWTFIAPMNNSRSKSSCTTLRNKIYICGGFTDGHSQVTAERYDPSTNQWTLIASMSTGRCRLSVVAYMEHIFAVGGFNGNRFLSSAEAYNPVTNTWWDVCKMLTPRSNFGIAVINKRLFVVGGRNRTISNRVECYDATTDSWSRVCKLKTPRYGLSCCLLSGLPHMEKYSGPRHILPSHGNEE